GGCTGACCTGACACGACAAGCGGAAGATGCTGCCATTGCTCAGGCGGGACAATTTGCCGCCCGGCTGCTCGCACGACTCGCGAGTGCTGAACTCGAGGCCAACCTGGTGGAACTCCTACTCGAAGATCTGGGTCGGATTTCCGATGATCGACGGCAAGCCATTCGAACAGCCTGTGCGAAAGCTGATGTGCCAGCCGTCGTCACCAGCGCCTATCTTCTCAGCCAGTCGCAGCGGCAGTCTCTGCTGGAAGCCCTTCGGTCTTTACTTGGTCAGTCCATTTCCTGTGAGTGGCGCGAAGATCAGAGCTTGCTGGCCGGCATCCGTCTCAGCCTTGGTCCCTGGATGCTGGGAGTAAACCTGCAAGACGAATTGAAAGCCTTCTCTGAAATGACACAATCATCGCGTGCCACCCATGCTTCATAACTCGCGCTTTTCCCGTCAAACAGCCTGGCTCGAGCAATATCGTCTGGGCTTGCGCATCGTGGAGCAAGGCCGCGTCCGATCCCTCGGCGACGGGATCGTTTGGATCGAGGGACTCCCCTCCGCTGCCATTGAAGAAGTCCTCTTGCTTGAGGATGGCAGTCGTGCCCTCGTTTTCCATTTGGCCAAGGAACGCCTCGGTGCCATTCTTCTGATCCAAACGACCCGATTGACTGCGGGGAGGATCGCGCATCTCTCCGGTCAACGTCTGAGTCTCCCAGTCGGAGACCGGTTGGTCGGACGCGTGATCAATCCATTGGGTGATCCGCTGGATGGACAGTCCCCATTGGATTCTCCGAGCAGACGCGAACTGTTCACTCCTTCTCCTCCGATTGTGGCTCGGGACTTTGTCCATCGTCCCCTGTACACGGGAAGCAAGGTCGTCGACACCCTCATTCCCGTCGCAAAAGGGCAACGTCAGTTGATCATCGGGGATAATGGAATCGGCAAGCGCGCCTTCGCTCTGGACACGATCATCAACCAGCGTGGGAAAGACGTGCGATGCGTCTATGTGTCAATCGGTCAAAAGCGTTCGAGCCTCGTCAACACGATTGATACGTTAAAGACCTATGGTGCCCTGGAGTACACGGTCGTCGTTGCAGCTGAGGCAACTGCGCTGCCAGGGCTCAAGTACCTTGCTCCCTTCGCGGGATGCGCCTTGGCCGAAGAGTGGATGTGGCATGGCCACGACAGCCTTGTGGTCTACGACGATCTCACCACTCACGCGCAAACCTATCGGGAACTGTCGTTGTTATTGCGGCGCCCACCCGGGCGTGAAGCCTATCCGGGCGACATCTTCTTTCTTCATTCGCGATTGCTCGAACGGTCCACCTGCTTGGCGCCTTCATTGGGAGGCGGCAGCATGACGGCGCTGCCGATCGTCGAGACCACACAAGGGGAAATTGCTGCCTATATCCCGACCAACCTGATTTCCATCACCGATGGTCAAATCTACTTTGATACGCGACTCTTCGCCGCAGGCACGGTCCCCGCCATCGACGTCACCAGGTCGGTCTCGCGGATCGGTGGCAAGGGGCAGCATCCGCGAATCAAGGAGCAGGCTGGACGCATGAAACTGGACTTCCTGCAGTTCCTCGAACTGGAAGTCTTCACGCGGTTCGGAGCAAAATTGGAAGCGACGATGGAAGCCAAGATCAAACGAGGCCGCCTGTTGCGGGAGATCCTGAAACAAGATCGGCTCTCTCCGCAGCCCATCGAATTTCAACTGGCCTGGCTCACAGGATTCAATCGTGGCTTGTTCGACGACGTTCCGTTGGAGAGGATCGGACAGGTGCTGAGACGCATCGAGTCGCATCTGTCCCCGAGTCGCCTTACCCTCGACCATCGAGACGAGCAGTGGGCCGAGGCCGTGACAAGTTGGTTCAAAGAAGGCTCGGCCACATGAGCCGACGACAAGAACTCGACGATCGACTCCACGCGTTGCGTGACATCAGCGGGATTCTTTGTGCCATGAAGAACCTCGCCCTCATGGAGCGGCAAAAATTGGCCCGCTTTCTCTCAACCCAACGTCGAGTGGTGAACAGCATCGAGGCTGCTGCGGAGGATTTCTTCACGTTTTATCCCGAGGCCGGTCGCCGATTGGGCAAGGGCACGTCGGTGTGGCTGATCATCGGTTCAGAGCGGGGCTTTTGCGGAGACTACAATGAACAGCTGCGGGACGGCATGGAGCGGCACATCCGTGAGCGTTCACCGCACCAACCGTCTCTGATTCTCATTGGGCGGAAGCTTATCGCGAAACTTGCGCAGGACCGACGGGTCACGGCGTCGCTCGCCGGCCCGACCGTCGCCGAGGAAGTGCCCGTGGTTCTCATCGGACTGATGGAGAAGCTGAGGGAATTGCAGGCGCAGCAGAAACCCGGAGTCCGCTTGGAGTTCACGATCGTTCACCAGAGTCCCGTCTCAGAAGGGGGTGGGATACGCGTTCACGAACCGATGAAGCGTGCACGCCGGCCGGTTCGCGCAGGTTATCCGCCCTTGCTGAACCTCGATCCATTCGCCTTTGCGACAGACCTGATCGACCAGCACCTGTTCAGCCTCTTGCACGAGGTCTTTTACAGCTCATTGATGGCCGAGAATCTCCGTCGCTTCCAACACATGGACCAAGCCATTCAACGGTTGGAAAAGGACAGTGGGGAACTTGTCCTGAAACGGAACAACTTGCGCCAAGAGGAAATCACCGAAGAAATCGAAGTCATCATGCTGAGCGCGGCAGCGCTGAAGCAGCCATGACGATCCAATCGGAGCAAGTCGTTGGGCTCACAGCAAGAGGCGCTTGGTTGCAGCCGCTTCAGGCGCATAAATTGAGTTGTTCCGCAGCCTGCCAGCTCAACCTTTTTCACCACTGGGTCAACGTCACCTGCGGCATGTTGGGAAGCATGCCTGTCATTGTGTTACGCTGGTCGTCTATTCATTTCTCACTTTAGAATTGGGAGTTATCCAAGAGGTACACAATGACGCATCTCGCAAACCGTATTGCCGCTGTCCTGCTGACGGCATCAGGACTTCTTGTTTCCCCTGGGCATGCCGAAGAAGGCAAGTTTGGAACTCCCAAGGGAGATGAGGGCACCAGGATTTTCAAGGCTTCCGAACACCCGTTTTACAGCGGTGAGTTTCGCCTCAAGGGCGATCGGGCGATGCTCATCGGAAGTATGAGCGATACGACGCCCTGGGATCATCTGGACTATGAGGGCAAACACTTGAATGCAGCGAAAGGGACGATTGAGATCGAAGTGAACGAACTGACCAACAAGGGGCGAGTGGTGGCCGAGTTCGTCGAGGGAGCTGACCGGTATCGCATTGTCTTTGATCGATTTGCCGCGAAAGCTCCGTTCCAGGACGGAGGCATCGCCACCAGAATCTACGAACATGGAGATTCGAACAATGGCGATCCTCTATATCCGAAAACTTGGCTGTACTTGGGCGGCTGGGGCACCGCGACGATGTACAAGGATGACCAAGTACTCTACAAGGACTATGATGCCCACTTCATGGTGATGGAGCGCTCTCGCGATCCCAAGACCCACGCGGTCCGCTACCCGGTTAAACGCACCTTGCCTGGCGGCGAAACCGACCCGGCCGGGATGGAAATCGATCTGTGGGTGCGGTCCAAGGAACAAAACACAAACAACTTTCCACCCTTTGAAACCTTTGTCCATCTCTGTTGGGAAGAAGTGACCTGGCGATAGACCATGCGGTTTGCTCTCCAACACTCCTCCCAATTATTGCCAGGTCGGGCTCTGGGCCAAATCTGATGCCGTGACCTATTTCGATAATCTGAAGCTGCAGATCATACGCTGAGCAACATTCAACACCGACAAGGGCCTATGTCCGCACATACGGCGCCTCACTCTTTGGCTTCCTCGACCGCATGCTGACAACAAGCGGACCGCTCTTGACCTATCCGACCGTCCATACAGTCCTTATAAGCCGCAAAAGCCTTGAGAGCCCATTCTTCTCCGGGACAACCTTGCATCGTCATCGCGACTTCGAGGAATTCAACCAATTCATCCTGGGTGATCCCCTGGTGGTGGGCCATCAGGACGTAGGCTCGAATACAAGGCTCGCAGCGAATCGCGATCGAAATGGCCATGGCGGTAAGTAATTTGTACTTGGCTGCCACAGCTCCATCCCGATACGCTTGTTGCCGCATGCGCAACAGACCGCCGGTGACTAGAGGGCTCAGCTTCCGCAGTTCAGCAAACAGATTATTTGGCGCATTCGTCTCATGAGTCATGAAAACGCCTCCTTCAAGCTCCTAGCCCAAGAATGGATGATCGTTATCTATCTATCGCGCAACTGGGCTCGGTATTTCGACAATGGGTTGCCCGCTGCTTCGACGGCACTCATCAATGCTTCCACGTTCGTCTTCTGTGGATCAAACGTCACTGACGCACGGGCGTCTGAATAATCAGGGAACCAGATCCACTTCTTCCTCGTGCTGAGCCCAACCTCGCTGACCCCTGGCACCTTGGCCAGCGCGGCTTTGACATCCTTGACGCATCCCCCGCAGGTCATTCCATCGATCTGCAATGTGACGGTCTCCTGACGTTCATCTCCGGCGACAAGTTCTTGGAATCCGCTCAGACTCACGGTCACAACCGCGATTACGATCATCGTGCGAACGATTTTCCACATGGTTGGTTTCCTCCTCTTAATCGCCTCGCTTTCCTGAAAGAGAGAACGGCCGGACAAAAAATGACGCACAATACCCCACAGTCCGGCTTTACCGAAAATCATAGGCCCAACCAATAAGGCGCCAGAACCAGTGCCAAGCCCAACGACGCCATGATCCAAAGCCATGTCCGGTTCTGACCCTTCACACTTCCTCGCGTACACACTTCTCCTGATACAGATCGTGCCGACTCCGGCCTCCTATAAGCAACATAAAAGCCGCTGCCCAACAGAATTAGCGTCAGGCCGATGAAAGCCGGTCGATACGGCAGAAGTCCCTTCAAGACTCCAGCCGTACCGGCCAAGAAGCCTGTAGCTCCGACTCCCACACCAAGCGCTGCGAAGATCACCGGCCCGATGCAGCAGACAGAAGCCAGCAACGCTGCGCTCAATCCACCAATCGAAAGTATTGTCACGGAGTTGTTTGACGGTGTGGCTTCAGAAGTGGATTCGCGATATGGACACATGGCCATTACCTTCCTGATACGCCTCCAAGGTGATTTTCCGCAACCGGAATGCGTTCGGGATAATCGACTCCTTCTTCCTCATGTCCTGGGAGCATACATCATGACAATCATGCCGCCTAAACAGAGAATGGCTCCTATCGCGTCATAGACGTCAGGCCGATCCCCGTCGATACTCCAGCCCCATAACAGGGACAATACGATAAACATTCCGCCATAGGCGGCATACACACGGCCAAAATGGGCTGGTTGAAACGTCGGTATGATGCCGTAGAAAATAAGAATGGCCGCTCCTGCAATTCCGTATGCAATTGGCCGTCCCTCGCGGAACCAAAGCCACACAAGATACCCACCTCCAATTTCACACAATCCTGCGAGCACAAACAGTCCCAATGAACTAACGACAGACATTCTTGAGTCCTTTCCGAAGAAACCGATGATCACCGTGGAAACCTCTACTGCGGGCAGATTCCATCATTTGAAGACCCACCTTCCTTAACGGCAACCAGTGCAATCGCACAAGCGCCACACGTTGCCCCCACATAGAATGTGAACGGCGCGCCGAATTCTTCCCAGACGATACCAGCAAGCACGCTTGCGACAAGCATGGCTAACCCGCAGGCCAAGTTGAAGAAGCCGTATGCTGTCCCACGCAGATCCGTAGGTGAGGTATCAGCGATCATGGCCGCGAGCAAGCCTTGCGTCATCCCCATGTGTAGCCCCCACAAGATGACCCCCAAGATGACAATACCCCAGTGATCGTTGACGGCCAGGACCATATCAGCCGCGATTAAGACGATCAGGCCTGATACGAGCAACTTCGTATGGCTCATCGCATCGGAGAGCTTGCCGAACGGATAGGCCGATAATGCATAAACCAGATTCATCGTAACCATGACCAACGGGACAAGAGCGATAGGAATTCCCCCTTGCTGGGCACGGAGGACTAGAAACGCCTCGCTGAACCGCGCCAACGTGAACACCGATCCGATTCCTACCACCCACCAATAGGTGGAGGTGAGTCGTCGGAGATTAGCCCTTCGAATAGGGTTTGTCCTCGTCTCGGTTTGACGGCGCACAGGTTCCCGAACCCCGAACATCAGCAGCACCACAGCCAGCAATCCTGGGATGACGGCTACCCAGAAGACTGCCCTAAAATCGTTGGCCCAGATAAGCATCAACCCAACGGCCACCAATGGACCAACGAACGCGCCGACGGTATCCAGCGACTGCCGCAAGCCGAACGCTGCGCCTCGAAGATGCGGCGGCGTGATATCCGCCACCAAGGCATCGCGTGGAGCGCCACGCACACCCTTTCCGACACGATCCAGCAATCGCGCGGTCAATACCGTGTCTATTCCTGAAGCGAGCGCAAAGAGAGGCTTGGTGAATGCGCCCAAGGCGTAACCAAGCACCGTCAGCACCTTACGTTTTTCAAGATAGTCGCTTAGCGTGCCTGAGAATACTTTAACAACCAAAGCAAGGGATTCGGCCGATCCCTCGACAAGGCCGACGGCGATGGTGCTTGCACCGAGGGTCGTGACCATGAACAACGGCAGCAAGCTGTGAATCATTTCCGATGAGATGTCCATCAACATGCTGACGAAGCCCAGCACCCAGACGCCGGACGGGATGTGACTTGGTACGCGCTTCATCTGCGATCACATCAAATTCGAAAACCGGAGTGGAGAAGTCGATTATTCATCATTCCTGTAACGATCGCGGGTGTCGGAAGCGCCTAAATACTCTCATCAGCGAGAGATCCGGCTCCAGGCTTAAGCCCTGGAGCAAGGAAATGCAATTCATAAATCCTCGCAAAACCGGCGATTAAACATGTGATCCGGCATTGCGGTTTTTTGACTTCTAGCCCTCGTCGCTCAGGTCATTGATTCGCCTGGCGGTTTGTTTCGGTTGATCGGGTTTCGGCAAAAGATGGGTCGGAACACAAAACAGGCCTGCAATGACTGTGGGGACAACCGCGCTCGCGATGACCGCCGCTACGAGAAAAGAATACTGCTCTTGAGTAATCAATCCGTGCGCCAGGCCGTAGAGCGAAGAAATCGTTCCAAACGTCAGGCCGGTCGACATCAAGAGTGTGTAGTACCAGCGTTCCTTCCGATCCTGACGGAACAAGCTGATAAAGGGATAGAGGCCAAAAATCTTCGACGCGACTTTCCCCATGA
This genomic stretch from Nitrospira sp. harbors:
- a CDS encoding F0F1 ATP synthase subunit delta, which gives rise to MELDWTTFALEIVNFLVLVWILKRLLYRPILKVIAERKAEIQKTVSDAETLRNEARALREQYENRLVEWNRNKETVRNRMVEEVQAEKVRLLAELRTSLEQERDKAGALEERRLADLTRQAEDAAIAQAGQFAARLLARLASAELEANLVELLLEDLGRISDDRRQAIRTACAKADVPAVVTSAYLLSQSQRQSLLEALRSLLGQSISCEWREDQSLLAGIRLSLGPWMLGVNLQDELKAFSEMTQSSRATHAS
- a CDS encoding F0F1 ATP synthase subunit alpha — translated: MLHNSRFSRQTAWLEQYRLGLRIVEQGRVRSLGDGIVWIEGLPSAAIEEVLLLEDGSRALVFHLAKERLGAILLIQTTRLTAGRIAHLSGQRLSLPVGDRLVGRVINPLGDPLDGQSPLDSPSRRELFTPSPPIVARDFVHRPLYTGSKVVDTLIPVAKGQRQLIIGDNGIGKRAFALDTIINQRGKDVRCVYVSIGQKRSSLVNTIDTLKTYGALEYTVVVAAEATALPGLKYLAPFAGCALAEEWMWHGHDSLVVYDDLTTHAQTYRELSLLLRRPPGREAYPGDIFFLHSRLLERSTCLAPSLGGGSMTALPIVETTQGEIAAYIPTNLISITDGQIYFDTRLFAAGTVPAIDVTRSVSRIGGKGQHPRIKEQAGRMKLDFLQFLELEVFTRFGAKLEATMEAKIKRGRLLREILKQDRLSPQPIEFQLAWLTGFNRGLFDDVPLERIGQVLRRIESHLSPSRLTLDHRDEQWAEAVTSWFKEGSAT
- a CDS encoding F0F1 ATP synthase subunit gamma, translating into MSRRQELDDRLHALRDISGILCAMKNLALMERQKLARFLSTQRRVVNSIEAAAEDFFTFYPEAGRRLGKGTSVWLIIGSERGFCGDYNEQLRDGMERHIRERSPHQPSLILIGRKLIAKLAQDRRVTASLAGPTVAEEVPVVLIGLMEKLRELQAQQKPGVRLEFTIVHQSPVSEGGGIRVHEPMKRARRPVRAGYPPLLNLDPFAFATDLIDQHLFSLLHEVFYSSLMAENLRRFQHMDQAIQRLEKDSGELVLKRNNLRQEEITEEIEVIMLSAAALKQP
- a CDS encoding carboxymuconolactone decarboxylase family protein; translated protein: MTHETNAPNNLFAELRKLSPLVTGGLLRMRQQAYRDGAVAAKYKLLTAMAISIAIRCEPCIRAYVLMAHHQGITQDELVEFLEVAMTMQGCPGEEWALKAFAAYKDCMDGRIGQERSACCQHAVEEAKE
- a CDS encoding cation transporter, encoding MWKIVRTMIVIAVVTVSLSGFQELVAGDERQETVTLQIDGMTCGGCVKDVKAALAKVPGVSEVGLSTRKKWIWFPDYSDARASVTFDPQKTNVEALMSAVEAAGNPLSKYRAQLRDR
- a CDS encoding mercuric transporter MerT family protein, which codes for MAMCPYRESTSEATPSNNSVTILSIGGLSAALLASVCCIGPVIFAALGVGVGATGFLAGTAGVLKGLLPYRPAFIGLTLILLGSGFYVAYRRPESARSVSGEVCTRGSVKGQNRTWLWIMASLGLALVLAPYWLGL
- a CDS encoding YnfA family protein produces the protein MSVVSSLGLFVLAGLCEIGGGYLVWLWFREGRPIAYGIAGAAILIFYGIIPTFQPAHFGRVYAAYGGMFIVLSLLWGWSIDGDRPDVYDAIGAILCLGGMIVMMYAPRT
- a CDS encoding MFS transporter, which codes for MKRVPSHIPSGVWVLGFVSMLMDISSEMIHSLLPLFMVTTLGASTIAVGLVEGSAESLALVVKVFSGTLSDYLEKRKVLTVLGYALGAFTKPLFALASGIDTVLTARLLDRVGKGVRGAPRDALVADITPPHLRGAAFGLRQSLDTVGAFVGPLVAVGLMLIWANDFRAVFWVAVIPGLLAVVLLMFGVREPVRRQTETRTNPIRRANLRRLTSTYWWVVGIGSVFTLARFSEAFLVLRAQQGGIPIALVPLVMVTMNLVYALSAYPFGKLSDAMSHTKLLVSGLIVLIAADMVLAVNDHWGIVILGVILWGLHMGMTQGLLAAMIADTSPTDLRGTAYGFFNLACGLAMLVASVLAGIVWEEFGAPFTFYVGATCGACAIALVAVKEGGSSNDGICPQ